ACTAGGCCTTCTTGGAAATTGGGTACACCGCCGATGTATAGCTGTAAGGAAAAATAATCTGTTAGTTGAACGATGTTTCGTAAGTGCAATTTATATTTAGTAGACatctctttattttatttatttactagcaacccgccccgggttcctcttgaatctatctatttaaaaaaagcggccaagtgcgagtcggactcgcccatgaagggttccgtatttaggcgatttaagacgtataaaaaaaaactacttactagatctcgttcaaaccaattttcggtggaagtttacatggtaatgtacatcatatattttttttagttttatcattctcttattttagaagttacggggggggggacacacattttaccactttggaagtgtctctcgcgcaaactattcagtttagaaaaaaatgatattagaaacctcaatatcatttttgaagacctatccatagataccccacacgtatgggtttgatgaaaaaaaaatttttgagtttcagttcgaagtatggggaaccccaaaaatttattgttttttttctatttttgtgtgaaaatcttaatgcggttcacagaatacatctacttaccaagtttcaacagtatagttcttatagtttcggagaaaagtggctgtgacatacggacggacagacagacggacagacagacatgacgaatctataagggttccgttttttgccatttggctacggaaccctaaaaaccgcatcatcaAAGTAGAtacaggaactcacaggtaGCTATGAGTTGAAGTTGAAATGTAGTCTCTCAATAAGAATTTCAGTGTGACTCATTCGTAAACGTTATTACAAAGACATAAAGTCTACAATTAgtaattattagctaattgaggcttgtagcgcgtttataaaGGAGGGCGTGAGACTTTTTTTGGACATTAGAACATGGGAAGTTGAGTTTTAATGTTCATACATTAGAACAAAGAAAAGATTACAAAGCCTTAAAAAATATCCTGGATCACGGCACCAAACTGAAACTCCTAGaggataaaaataattaacccTTTCTGCTAGTCCTAGCCCGTTCGAGCGGAGGCTTGTAACCTATGTAACCATTTAGAACAGTCTTACCTGTCTGTTAAGGTTGAGCCTTGAGAACTCGCCCTTGACTCGTCCGGCAACTACTACTCGGTCGACAGAGAAGATGACGTCTCGTCTCGTGCGCGAGATAAGGACGTCGTGCCACATGTTGTCGTCTAGGAGACTGCCGACGGATAGGGAAGTCGCTGTGCCGGAACCTGGGGAAAGAGATTATtaatttattcgttttattacCCATCTTAGGGCTCATTTGGAAGGGGtgagaactcgcatacgagtttcattacattgcgtcatttgatcggtcggctaaattgatgtaacctcaatggtccgcaatgtaactaaatcgTATACgaattcgcgcgccgtctaaatgagtcctTATTCATGAAATCTGTGTCCAGCAATGCTCTGAGCTATATCCAGATtgttttagtaaaataaaaattgctttATTCCTCGAGGTCAATGAGCGTTTCGGAACTCAAGTGACAAATACATTGATTTCTGTAACATTTGCTTGTAACAACCAGTGTCAGCGGCAATTTTTGATATAACCTTGCAAATAAGGACTGCGGGCTTCTTTAGAATACAAGTGCAAAGTACCAAAGCATAATTTTCAAAGGGTCTATCGCAAATTGTGTCTTTATTTCCGACGTTTCAACGCAAAAAAACTTTAGTACCTATATGTGTTCAAAAAGggaaatttttaaatattataagcgGGAAAGTGCATACatggcccacttgcaccattacactaacccggggttcagtggttaaaccgttaacccagtgtcaaattttactggtaactatggtaactccaagtttaaccggttaacccgggttagtgggatggtgcaattgGACCTAAGCGAGTTAGGGAGTGTTACCTAGGTCAATATTGTACACCAGTCGATTATCCCTCAGTTGCAATGCTATGTAGTCTCCCTGAGTGCCTCTTGAGTACAGCAGAGCACCGGAAGCCGTGCTGGTCTTGAACCGGAAGCGGATGGTCTCCCGGGAGGCGGATATAGGGTCGCGGAGCAGGTCCATGTTGATGAGAGATGAGCCGTTAAAGGACATTGTGTTGGCCTCtgtaaaaaaagtgttttttttttgaggaATTCAAGTAAATTTTTCAATCCTACTTAAGGCATGCGTGGGTCACTCTGCGATTacgtcgcgtcgcaacaagtacctacaagtacatccgtcccacacACATTTCTGCTGGCTCGTGGAAGTGTACAATTTTGACAACtgttagttttaaatattatttgtcatATGGCAAAAGAAAGTGATATAAGTTTTGTGATGTTCAGAAATTCATGTCTGACAAGAGCACTCAACAGGATATTTGGTCATTATAGCAGTATTAAGGCGGAATACTAAACAGTTTACATAACTTGACAGATAgaaatgattaattgattatattAGTAAAGGATGATCTTAACGGTCAGGTTttgataaataaagaaaatcttATCGTCTAAGTATTACGTACCATAATCGCATCCATACAGCTCGACTCTCATAGAGATCTTGTCCCTCCACCGCATAGGGTTGATTCGAATGAACTGAGCTATGATAGGCACTTCGAATTCATTCTTCTTAACCGTGTTACCGTCTTGGTTGCCGTCGAAAGTCTATAAATAGTCATACAATTAGACATTATAAGATTTATGAGCATAGTCATACATGTTTTACAATgtgtttttcattttcattatttaaattacaatattataaccacctggggcccgtttcacaAAAGCTTTTGTtataaagggacttccacttgttacaagcttttgagaaatgggcccctgttgtcacataattattatctgtttttttttctgtggtGCACAGTAAAGAAtatattttcttacttaaatccTAATAGACTTAGGTGTATCAAAAATTGTTAGACCATTGCAAAGAGTGGGAGAAGATAATAGAAAATATTGGTTGTTAGTATTAAGAATTCAGATCTACAATGTACAGTAATAGATGCACCATCACCATTTGTGTATTATACAGTTTGCAATCAAAAGAAATAGGAAAATACGTACAGCAGCAACTGTTCTCCAACCTTTCCCATCATCAGAGTACATCTAAGAGATAATAGTAGTGGCAAAACGCCCTCTAGTGTCAATCTCGCGAAGTTTCCTGCCATGTTTCATAAAATTTTCGTTACCTGTGAAAGCGCATCAACAGAAGCGACCGTTCTCCAACCCTCTCCATCATCAGAATACTGGAGAGTGTACTCCGAGACATATTCATCAGTGGCATAACGCCCTCTAGTGGCGATGGCGCGAAGTTCCTTCCTCGATCGCAGGTTGATGGTCAACCGCTGGTAGTAGGAGTTTTCCGTGGGTGTCCAAGCGCTGGTGCCTTTGTGTTAGTTGGTGTTAGACAAGTCAGTGGGATATTAAGGGTTTATAGTTAACAGCAGAAGTTTAACGAAATGCTTAtgtgtaccatcacgctccgcgattgttacgccatttagggtgtCTAGGTAAATTGGTTGCTCCATACCtatgctatggaatgtccaatttagctaactggcttaacaatcacggagcgtgacagTACACAGGCTCGTAAACAAGAAACTTCTATACGCATTAAATTTGCGCGCAGAACAAAGTATCGAGAATTTTAAGCGAGCGAGAGTTTATAATTATGAGCTTGTTTTAGTTATTATGACCCGAACAAAAATTAAACACGTCGTTTTGCTACTTCTGCTGTTAACTGAGCTTGAGCTTAATAAATAATGGGCACCGAAACCACTTACGTACGAGTGccttaattagttttttttttaaacctgccaagtgcgagtcggactcgcgttttaagggttccgtacattaagtccgactcacgcttgactgcacatttctaataggttttcctggtTTCCTGTTTTTCCAGTCATAGTTACTTGATTGATTGGAATTTCAAATGGAAGGTGTTCCTTCGAATTACATCTGATATACCAACGTTTTGAAAACTCGTTTAAaatctatagttggtcaaactaatttgtcagtcagtaagaaccagaaaaactatactcatccttttcttttgggtgctagtactagtgtaaaacaaagatagtatgattctttctgtctatgtttgaaatgagacagtcctttggcaAACTTTATAAAAGTGGTTTCGTTCCCTTTACCTCTAACCGAAGTTAGAACAATTTCCAATTCACCAAATACCATAATAACAAACTTAAACTTATTTACAACCCAAAACCGATACCAAAgggaataaataaaactaaggaTTAAAATAATGTGCAGACTGCCGTACAGTACACAACCATGCAAGCCAAAATACCTTCATGCAAACCAAACTACGAAAAATGGCGCTAgtaaactaggtacttatttctcCGTTTCCTAATCGTTATTAAATAAGTCGTGTATTCGGATAGTTTCGAAAAATTCCAATTTGGAATTACCCGTCAATCTCAATTGTTCGGAATAAAAATAGAGAGTTGAAAATTGGGTTAAATGTTTTTACAACTTCAGCCCAAATGAAGTCGCAGGCGGAAGCTAGTTTCTCTTTTTACTAAATAAGGATATTTGCCATATAGATTTTATATGTATGGTCGTAACCCGTAAAGTAATTAAGTATGTCTTTCTCAATTGAGTGTGAcagatttaatgaaaataatctGTCACACTCAATTGAGAAAGATTTAGTCACCTTTAGGTAACAAAGTTAAAAAGGGACTTTTATTATGAGCCATGACAAAAACCTAAAAGTTAGATGTAGATGTAGTTAGTTGTTgtgtgaattattttgttagtgTTTATGTAGCCGTTAGTAGCCCCAACTATAATGCGATTAGCTGCAAACTTTAGGTCCGGTGTCAATTTTCTAAATGTATCATACAGTTGAGTTACAAAGAAGAAGATACAACGCACAACCTAACCGTTAAGGGGATGATGTTGAAAACATGTTGTGCAAATGATAGCTTTATACAATTCGTAAATAAACTGTAGGTAAtatcacaaaattgaaaaaggtatttaattataaacACTCGCCTTGAAACTGGAACCCAAACATTGGTTAAAAGTTGAAACTTCGATAGCGCGATGTAGAGCTTTATAgtagcttttttttttaatcttagctgaacactagcgccatctattgatTGACGTAGCGCTATAAGCTTATGGCTCATCTAAAcgtgggccagcgccggccactccaagggacgcatttatgcgttagagggagcaagtgatattgctatctcattctaccgcatggctgcgtcccttggagtggccggcgctggccccgATGGGACACGattgtagaggagccattatagaTGCCGCCAGATGGGAATATACATTGTATATTGACACCATACCTAAAGTTTGCTGCCAATTGCGTGATAGTTTCCAAACCCCATAGTTACCTTAACTTCGCCCCCCGCGGCCTTATACCGCACATAGTCCAATCCGTTCGTGCCATAACTGATGTGATACTCTTGTACGTATTGCCTGGAGTGCTGTCTTCCCTGCGTCGCGACTCGAGTTATATTCTTCACAGTCCCCAGATCGATGACGAGTTGCTGGTCGAAATCGTTCTCAGAAGCCGTCCATGCGTTGAGACCTTTACAATGATATGCAAGCGTTTTTTGTGCTGGCAACTTGTAGCATTCGATATTTgaatgatgattatttttatgattGTTAGTGTCTTTGGGATGTTATGTGAAATTAAATGTCAATGAATATGTGTTGATTTTATTTCTAAAGCACCTAACACCTGATATATCTAAAAcactacaaaatacaaaaagcaCACTAAGCACCAAACAACTCAATCAAGATGTACTTAATTCTAAAAAGGTTTCATTTGTTTCTTTAGAAATCTATTTGCAAAATTTGTGTCTGGAGGATGTAATGCTTGCGCTTCTTTAACCAATTCTTCAAAATTCAAATAGGAAAATGACACTGGTTCTATAGTAGTGTCTCTAGGAACCTGTATAGCTACAGCTACACCGTGTTTGTCATCTAAAAGCGTCTCTTCAATCTTCCAATCACGTTTCAAAACATCATTAACATACAGCTGTGTGTCAGTCACAATATTTCCAATGGACATATCAAAAGTATTAATCACAAATGTGATTTTGTCAAGAGCAATCGTCAATCCAACTCCTATGTTCTTGACATAAGCTTCTTTTAAGCACCAGTGACGATAAAAGCACTTCAACTGTTCCTTTTCCGTGGGATAGTCTTTTATAGTCCTCCATTCATGAGTGGAGAACTGTCTTGTCATGAGTCTGAAGAATTCCGGAACATTCTTGTTCACAGGAGGCTCTATCTTCATTACGTCTATCCCAATATTTCGGTCCTTATGTCCGGCAAGAACGGAATAATCTCCCTGATGTGAAACATTGAAGTTAACGGGAATATCGCCTGTGCCAATTAAGTATGGCTTTCCACGCTCATCCCTGGCAAATGCAACTTCCTTATAAGGAATGCCAGTAGATATGTGGACGAATTTTCGCATCATCAGCCTTCCAATAAGTGATGATTTCACATCATCTTGATAAACAAATCGGTCCAATCTCTCTTTCTCTTCTGGTTGTATGTAGCTGGTAGCTGATAATATTTCATCGTAAGTAGGAGTCcatgtttttatattaaatgcCCATCTTAAATTAAAGTCTGCCATCTTTGGCTTGAAATAAGGCCGATGTCTTTGTGCAAAAATCAATGTGGTCCTTAAATTGTTTTTAGTTAATTTGTGGACCTGCAGATGAAGAATCCTATTACTTCAAATTTTGCCTCCCAATTTCACTTTTCAGTCTCTtggtttttttactttttttttattaacactttTGTTCAGCCAATATAAACAACAACTATTTTCagtcacacaaaaataaagttGCAACACATGCTACACAAATCTGagccaaaataaataaagaagtgACTAATAAACACACTTAAAGCTTCATTCAAAgtctatttttaagaaaaatatattggGTTCTGGGTTTATACTTAAAAACactaatttacaaaaaaaagctaaAGAAAAATGTGGATAACTTAAATGAGGGAACGAAATTAACGTAATCTAAAATACTATTGTATTCAAATTAAGTTCTTTGCTTTATTTTGCATAGACTTACCATATAATTTAGCATTGTCAGGTCCCCTCTCTCTCAAACTTGATGTGGCGGTGAGTTTGGCATTAGCTAGCAATGGCTCATTGCATTCATAGTCAAAGTAATACCTAGCGTACTCTGAAACACCGAATATTTCAATAATTCCTTTTTGTCAATCAagcattttcattcaaataagaTTTTTTAATAGTGTGCAAGTAAGTATAGTTTTTACTATGGGACTCATATTAGTGATCTATCTATAACGTAAATTAACAAATAAGACTTTGCTAAATGAATAGTGGCTCCAAAAAAAATCAATTACTTGCAAAGTATTAGGTAAAAATACCGCAAATAAGAATGCGATTCTAACTGGTATGTGTGATTTGAAATAGGAATAGTTGTAAATACTGTTGAAATGAGCTTTGCTTAAGATGATAGGGCGAGAATAATTACAGGAATCGTAACATAATTTAGTAAAAATCCGTTGGGCGTGTAAACATACCTGCTTCCGACTTCGTAACGCTATAGCAAAGCAACACaacgaaataatatacaaaattaCTCATCATAATTTCATACTGGATTCAAATTCGTAATTGTAACAAATATCGGCTATGTTCGTGTTAACTATTAGTCAGAAAAGTGGATAATGTTGTTTGATCATTACGCTAGCGTTGTCAAGATCATCAAGCCGGATGGATGGTGGATGGACAACACCCTTGatttaagtttgttttatttgtggACAAGCAAGCGTCGgttaatattttaaatcaatTTACGTCTCTAACTGGTCACTTTGAGGCACATAGATAATTTAGACCAATAGCTATACAGATATTATAATGCGAAACAATGCTATCGGCCATTGAAAGCATAGTCATTCAGGACCGTTCAAatacttaataatgttaattttgTTACAGCCATAATTCaaaaagataataattataaaatccaAGAAATCGTGACAGAATCTTCAGAAGTTTCATGTTTTGTGAATTATGaagtataattatgtaaagcgtaacgtagtgattatatgctcTTTGAGCGTACATACAATTTAAAGATTTTgtctttttaaattattgacgCTTTGCCTTAATGCAGAAATAAAACAGCAAGAATAAAACAGATTTTGGAACGACACGTTTTTGACAGCACCGGGTAACTTCAGTGCTGCCATCTATGATCAAATGTATACCAAATGGCTCTTGGCTCTTGTTTTTCAATCTACAAagtaaatttttcaaaatcataTTGTTTATAAAACCAACCCGGATACTATAATGTAAATGAGTTAGGAAGTAATGCAATGCAAGGGagatttacaaaaacaataatcttttccataaattattttattctggtGTAAACGGTATTGCCAGTTTGCCCTGCGACAGGTTAACCTCCTCCCAACAATTGCAGCAGAGTGTCTTCCTGTCCATGATGTCCGTGTACAGTTTGCCATCTAGGTGGTCTAGCTCATGCTGTGCTATTCTGGCCGCCCAGTCTTTAAACTTTTCTGATTTTGGCTCACCTTCAGGACCAAGACCTGAAATGTTGAATATTTAACATAATTCTGAAATAAAAGATAgcccttttttttattatttggtgTGGGCCTTAGTGT
This portion of the Cydia amplana chromosome 7, ilCydAmpl1.1, whole genome shotgun sequence genome encodes:
- the LOC134649340 gene encoding L-aminoadipate-semialdehyde dehydrogenase-phosphopantetheinyl transferase, whose translation is MLNYMVHKLTKNNLRTTLIFAQRHRPYFKPKMADFNLRWAFNIKTWTPTYDEILSATSYIQPEEKERLDRFVYQDDVKSSLIGRLMMRKFVHISTGIPYKEVAFARDERGKPYLIGTGDIPVNFNVSHQGDYSVLAGHKDRNIGIDVMKIEPPVNKNVPEFFRLMTRQFSTHEWRTIKDYPTEKEQLKCFYRHWCLKEAYVKNIGVGLTIALDKITFVINTFDMSIGNIVTDTQLYVNDVLKRDWKIEETLLDDKHGVAVAIQVPRDTTIEPVSFSYLNFEELVKEAQALHPPDTNFANRFLKKQMKPF